A portion of the Apus apus isolate bApuApu2 chromosome 3, bApuApu2.pri.cur, whole genome shotgun sequence genome contains these proteins:
- the DRC1 gene encoding dynein regulatory complex protein 1: protein MRRGAAAGAAAAAGAEPAAGRRDPASALAEPDPEAEPGPEERIAARRRRIADRLGDKHREELEEDVEPKVDEKEEEEQRKSHKQIEESRQRLAKLLFEGTQMVTNIQVAADLREIQRRADEAELKLQRVERLENEAKSSTCKFEEITSKWASAKEIKIPQELWQLLNQQQQQCALLLERKNKLIGDLQEELKSKDEQYVQTIKKQSDDIHLLLERMEEQSRFMLKNYRHHLLQIEEAFEMERRELLDNNKKKWEESIRAHKAKEMEYLQNRMRKVEEYEKQLKQLWVQDEEEYNNMKLLLENDVQNLEKQLQHMKAVYQLNQEKLEFNLQVLKKREEENTIIRSQQKRKINRLYSILSNLKTKLAKQEKQFREENQALAADCKRIREQCKEVQRKTRHFAVSDEKKFVEVWLMNEEEAKGLMRKALDADRVIHTQQLGLPWEEPQGWFLNNVGPLGNPKAKSMATEVAVEILTESCSGGQQERGREEKEAADIGGGGRENIVKIEDRSTALGSISKKTAKRILDLVKAESTLEIDDEDVQNELVDFFLKYKAQELAASQSQGSPGGEDVMDLAEDRKDNGTGGLTEELESPQSLLSSVLSVDIEPDDVLKILKAFMKDFGKLRSPRVKDESVKEVKQERDSSKDGEYWEALAHVIPESTLKLWDALTLALEDYYEVLMRRANLLAEVATLKQQNAELCLLLKEYLTSG from the exons atGAGGCGGGGAGCGGCAGCgggagcggcagcggcagcgggAGCGGAGCCGGCGGCGGGACGGCGAGACCCGGCCTCGGCTCTCGCTGAGCCCGACCCCGAAGCCGAGCCGGGCCCCGAGGAGCGGATCGCCGCCCGCCGTCGCCGCATCGCCGACCGCCTCGGGGACAAGCACCG ggaggagctTGAAGAAGATGTGGAGCCAAAGGTGgatgagaaagaggaggaagagcagagaaagagcCATAAGCAGATTgaggagagcaggcag AGGCTGGCCAAGCTGCTCTTTGAAGGCACGCAGATGGTGACCAACATCCAGGTGGCTGCTGACTTGAGGGAAATACAGAGGAGGGCAGATGAGGCAGAGCTGAAGCTGCAGAG ggtggagaggctggagaacGAAGCCAAATCTAGCACATGCAAGTTTGAGGAGATCACCTCCAAATGGGCCTCGGCCAAGGAGATAAAGATCCCGCAggagctgtggcagctgctgaaccaacagcagcagcaatgtgCACTGCTTCTGGAGAGGAAGAACAAGCTCATTGGTGACCTGCAGGAG gagctgaaaagcaaagatgAGCAGTACGTGCAGACCATTAAGAAACAGTCGGATGATATCCACCTGCTTTTGGAGAGGATGGAGGAACAGAGCAGGTTCATGCTGAAAAATTACCGTCACCACCTCCTACAGATTGAG GAAGCTTTTGAGATGGAACGCCGAGAGCTGCTAGACAACAACAAGAAGAAGTGGGAGGAAAGCATCCGGGCCCACAAGGCAAAGGAG ATGGAATACCTGCAAAACCGTATGAGGAAAGTGGAAGAATATGAGAAACAGCTGAAGCAGCTGTGGGTGCAGGATGAAGAGGAGTACAACAACATGAAGCTCCTGCTGGAGAACGATGTGCAG AACCtagagaagcagctgcagcataTGAAAGCTGTCTATCAGCTGAACCAGGAGAAGCTGGAGTTCAACCTTCAGGTGCTTAAGAAGCGAGAGGAGGAGAACACAATCATTAGAtcccagcagaagagaaagatcAACAG GCTCTACAGCATTCTCAGTAACCTGAAGACCAAACTGGCCAAACAAGAGAAGCAGTTCAGAGAGGAGAACCAGGCCCTGGCAGCTGACTGCAAGCGCATCAGGGAGCAGTGCAAGGAGGTGCAGAGGAAGACAAG GCACTTTGCTGTCAGCGACGAGAAGAAGTTTGTGGAGGTCTGGCTGATGAATGAGGAGGAAGCCAAAGGGCTGATGCGCAAAGCCCTCGATGCCGATCGTGTCATTCACACCCAGCAACTGGGGCTGCCTTGGGAAGAGCCTCAGGGCTGGTTCCTGAACAACGTTGGTCCCCTTGGGAATCCCAAAGCAAAGAGTATGGCAACCGAGGTGGCTGTGGAGATCCTGACAG agagctgctctggaggacagcaggagagagggagagaggagaaggaagcagcGGAcattggaggaggaggaagagaaaacataGTGAAGATTGAGGATAGATCCACAGCTCTGGGAAGTATCTCCAAGAAGACTGCCAAGAGGATCCTGGACCTCGTGAAAGCTGAGTCG ACCCTTGAGATCGATGATGAGGATGTCCAGAATGAGTTGGTtgattttttcctgaagtacAAAGCCCAGGAACTGGCTGCCAGCCAG AGCCAGGGCAGCCCAGGTGGAGAAGATGTCATGGATCTGGCTGAAGACAGAAAGGACAATGGAACTGGTGGCCTGACGGAAGAACTTGAATCCCCTCAGAGCTTGCTGAGCTCTGTTCTGTCTGTGGACATTGAACCTGATGATGTCTTAAAGATCCTGAAAGCCTTTATGAAGGATTTTGGCAAGCTGAG GTCCCCAAGGGTGAAGGATGAATCGGTGAAGGAGGTGAAACAGGAACGGGACAGCTCGAAGGACGGGGAGTACTGGGAAGCCCTGGCACATGTTATCCCCGAGAGCACGTTGAAGCTGTGGGACGCGCTGACACTCGCACTGGAGGACTATTA CGAGGTCCTGATGCGCCGGGCCAACCTGCTGGCCGAAGTAGCCACCCTGAAGCAGCAGAACGCggagctgtgcctgctcctgAAGGAGTACCTCACCTCTGGGTGA